From Streptomyces sp. NBC_00370, a single genomic window includes:
- a CDS encoding UDP-glucose dehydrogenase family protein has product MRVSVIGCGHLGIPHAAAMAEIGHEVIGVDLDQAKIDRLNAGKCPIYEEGLPELLATHTASGRLRFTTSLAEAGEFADVHFLAVGTPIDADGRSYDTGQVFGAARALAPHLTRPTVIIGKSTVTVGTSRDLGALLSRLSPAGEDVEVVWNPEFLREGHAIDDTLRPDRIVVGVPSARAEDVVRQVYAPLLADGIPLFVTDPATAELIKGAANAYLGMKISFINGVADMCAAAGADVQQLTEAIGVDPRIGRGGLNAGPGYGGGCLPKDVRAFTASARTLGATEAATLLRAAEEVNESRPTAVLKLIEQTLGRPVDGVRVTVWGASFKAGTNDVRESPALAIAALMHQRGATVTVHDPHAVSAALRRNPELDYADTLDASAQDAELIVLATEWPHFREADPKALAPLVAAPVLVDLRNLIDADAWRMAGWTVRQLGRPAQE; this is encoded by the coding sequence ATGCGCGTATCCGTCATCGGCTGTGGTCACCTGGGCATCCCCCACGCCGCTGCCATGGCCGAGATCGGCCACGAGGTCATCGGCGTGGACCTGGACCAGGCGAAGATCGACCGCCTCAACGCCGGCAAGTGCCCGATCTACGAGGAGGGCCTCCCGGAACTCCTCGCCACCCACACCGCGTCCGGGCGGCTGCGGTTCACGACCAGCCTCGCCGAGGCGGGCGAGTTCGCCGACGTCCACTTCCTGGCCGTGGGCACGCCGATCGACGCCGACGGGCGGAGTTACGACACCGGGCAGGTCTTCGGCGCCGCTCGTGCGCTGGCCCCGCACCTGACCCGCCCGACGGTGATCATCGGCAAGTCAACGGTCACCGTCGGCACCTCCCGCGACCTCGGCGCACTTCTCTCGCGCCTCTCTCCAGCCGGCGAGGACGTGGAGGTCGTCTGGAACCCGGAGTTCCTCCGCGAGGGTCACGCCATCGACGACACCCTGCGACCCGACCGGATCGTGGTCGGCGTCCCTTCGGCCCGCGCGGAAGACGTCGTACGCCAGGTGTACGCACCGCTCCTCGCCGACGGCATCCCGCTCTTCGTCACCGACCCGGCCACCGCTGAGCTGATCAAGGGCGCCGCGAACGCGTACCTCGGCATGAAGATCTCATTCATCAACGGCGTCGCCGACATGTGCGCCGCGGCGGGTGCCGACGTCCAGCAACTCACCGAGGCCATCGGCGTCGACCCGCGCATCGGCCGCGGCGGCCTGAATGCCGGCCCCGGCTACGGCGGCGGCTGCCTCCCCAAGGACGTCCGCGCCTTCACCGCTTCCGCCCGCACCTTGGGCGCCACCGAGGCCGCGACCCTGCTGCGCGCAGCGGAAGAGGTCAACGAATCACGCCCCACCGCCGTGCTGAAGCTCATCGAGCAGACCCTCGGCCGCCCGGTGGACGGCGTACGCGTAACCGTCTGGGGCGCCTCCTTCAAGGCCGGCACCAACGACGTCCGCGAATCCCCAGCCCTGGCGATCGCCGCGCTGATGCACCAGCGCGGCGCGACGGTCACCGTCCACGACCCGCACGCCGTATCCGCCGCGCTGCGCCGTAACCCCGAACTCGACTACGCCGACACCCTCGACGCCTCCGCTCAGGACGCCGAACTCATCGTCCTGGCCACCGAGTGGCCCCACTTCCGCGAGGCCGACCCCAAAGCCCTCGCCCCACTGGTCGCGGCCCCGGTCCTCGTCGACCTCCGCAACCTCATCGACGCCGACGCCTGGCGCATGGCCGGATGGACCGTACGCCAGCTCGGACGCCCCGCACAGGAATAA
- a CDS encoding MazG-like family protein, whose amino-acid sequence MDTLWDNIEKLSAVCRAAGAHLPDEELKALQVGKVAEEAGEAMHALHGLKGLTTCGDDHTWSEVQNDLVGAVIAALLAMHYIDPTGVRTTFDEILHRRTRRGREANAAA is encoded by the coding sequence GTGGACACCCTGTGGGACAACATCGAGAAGCTCTCCGCCGTCTGCCGAGCGGCCGGCGCTCACCTCCCCGACGAGGAGCTCAAAGCCCTCCAGGTCGGCAAGGTCGCCGAGGAAGCCGGCGAGGCCATGCACGCCCTCCACGGCCTGAAGGGCCTCACCACCTGCGGCGACGACCACACCTGGTCCGAGGTCCAGAACGACCTGGTCGGCGCCGTCATCGCCGCCCTCCTGGCGATGCACTACATCGACCCCACGGGCGTCCGCACCACCTTCGACGAGATCCTCCACCGCCGGACGCGAAGGGGCAGGGAAGCCAACGCTGCGGCCTGA
- a CDS encoding AAA family ATPase yields the protein MGESEEESILEPLDRKSLRFTSLQVTNWRNFTSFSVDLQQRMFLVGPNAAGKSNFLDCFRFLSEIVSVGGGFEAAVTRRGGVSMIRSFAARRYPSISLRVTLGNAASPNEWMYELKFKQDNNRRPIIEAENVQYRGNDVLRRPDVGDLKDSERLKQTHLEQVNVNREFRMVSEFFSSLHYLHIVPQLVRDPDRSVGKRNDPFGGDFLEQIARTPKPTRDARLRKIVDSLRVAVPQLKELELTADVRGVPHLRGKYQHWRPQGAWQTEDHFSDGTLRLLGLLWAVAESKGPLLLEEPELSLHPEVVRYIPQMFARVQRKSSRQILVSSHSPEILNDPGIGSDEVLALLPESEGTAVSSLAEHGELQAMRDAGVPLGDILKGLTAPDEAGQLSFFVG from the coding sequence GTGGGCGAGAGCGAAGAAGAGTCAATCCTAGAGCCGTTGGATCGCAAGAGCTTGCGTTTCACTAGTCTACAAGTTACGAATTGGAGAAACTTTACGAGCTTTTCGGTCGATCTCCAGCAGCGAATGTTTCTGGTTGGCCCTAACGCTGCAGGCAAATCTAATTTTCTGGATTGTTTTCGATTTCTTTCGGAAATTGTTTCTGTGGGAGGTGGTTTTGAAGCTGCAGTTACTCGTCGCGGGGGTGTCAGTATGATCAGGTCATTCGCTGCTCGAAGGTATCCTTCAATTTCGCTTCGAGTGACGCTCGGAAATGCCGCATCCCCCAACGAATGGATGTATGAACTTAAGTTCAAGCAGGACAATAATAGGCGCCCGATCATTGAGGCGGAGAATGTTCAATATCGAGGTAATGACGTGCTACGGCGCCCAGATGTTGGTGATCTTAAGGATTCGGAGAGACTGAAGCAGACGCATCTTGAGCAAGTTAATGTCAATCGAGAATTCAGAATGGTTTCTGAATTCTTTTCGAGTCTCCACTATTTGCATATCGTGCCGCAATTGGTTCGGGACCCTGATCGATCTGTAGGTAAGAGGAATGATCCGTTTGGAGGAGACTTTCTGGAGCAGATTGCGCGCACTCCTAAGCCGACGCGGGATGCGCGTTTGCGCAAGATTGTCGATTCCTTGCGAGTTGCAGTCCCGCAGCTAAAAGAGCTTGAGCTAACGGCTGACGTTCGAGGGGTTCCGCATTTGCGAGGAAAGTACCAGCATTGGCGGCCTCAGGGGGCGTGGCAGACGGAAGACCACTTCTCGGATGGCACTCTCAGGCTTCTGGGGCTTCTGTGGGCGGTGGCGGAGTCCAAGGGCCCGCTTCTACTGGAGGAGCCTGAACTATCCTTGCATCCTGAGGTGGTGCGCTATATTCCGCAGATGTTTGCCCGGGTTCAGAGGAAGTCAAGTCGGCAGATTTTGGTGAGTTCTCACTCACCTGAAATCCTGAATGACCCGGGCATTGGTTCAGATGAAGTATTGGCGCTTCTTCCTGAATCTGAAGGAACGGCAGTTTCTTCACTCGCGGAACATGGTGAACTCCAAGCGATGCGGGATGCCGGTGTTCCGCTAGGGGATATCTTGAAAGGGCTCACAGCTCCCGATGAAGCTGGTCAGCTCAGCTTTTTCGTGGGGTGA
- a CDS encoding AAA family ATPase — protein sequence MKIKRVRIENFCCLHKVDVTFEDITSFIGPTGVGKSTVLRALDWFFNGEKGVALSDDDIHSAAEDGRISVEVEFDGLTDHDRQTLGRYAPDGAASVSIWRTWHNGEDKITGKALAYGPFEEVRKCEKAMELRRAYDQLRESDTSLGLSAAGTKDKVLEAMLTWELANRDRLTEAEVEDTHFFGFAGQSRLAQLIDFVFVSADLRAYEEADDQKATALGRILDHAVDRSQANEQLGEIEENAHLARQEVHSKVYGPLLDEVSAALSAEVAKFTTGREVVVTPTVQAPKPARTTFRVSIRDGAAQTSVHRQGHGFQRALIIAALKYLADRRRSADGIRTLCLAIEEPELFQHPPQARTFAKVLRELVATSSQGCTQVMYATHNPVFIDPKGYHQIRRLRRAAGEEHPVTEVVQATEGDLCRVLDGLVDKKVIRSRTEGTLSGALAEGFFAHAVVLVEGRGDAGVITGCADRSGINLGAEGISVIEVHGKDNLMISDALFSALGVSCYVVFDGDAGMEERKRASVQHLIPQQQRQEKEQEFERQGRKNRSKNANLLQYLGATPSPQPADDTTGRYTVFEDTLETHLDQYWPTWEERRQELVRAGEGVDGKNAATYLETTRTVATEPPFLLHALLENVRSLTGRP from the coding sequence GTGAAGATCAAGCGCGTGCGCATCGAGAACTTCTGCTGTCTGCACAAGGTGGACGTGACCTTCGAAGACATCACCTCCTTCATCGGGCCGACGGGAGTCGGCAAGTCCACGGTGCTGCGTGCGCTCGACTGGTTCTTCAACGGCGAGAAGGGTGTAGCCCTCAGCGACGACGACATCCACTCGGCAGCTGAGGATGGGCGCATCTCCGTGGAGGTGGAGTTCGACGGACTCACCGACCACGACCGCCAGACTCTCGGACGGTACGCGCCTGACGGCGCCGCGAGCGTGAGTATCTGGCGCACCTGGCACAACGGTGAGGACAAGATCACAGGCAAGGCGCTCGCATACGGGCCGTTCGAGGAGGTACGCAAGTGCGAGAAGGCCATGGAACTGCGTCGCGCGTATGACCAGTTGAGGGAGAGCGACACAAGCCTGGGGCTGTCGGCCGCCGGGACCAAGGACAAGGTCCTGGAGGCGATGCTTACGTGGGAGTTGGCCAACCGTGACCGTCTCACCGAGGCAGAGGTCGAGGACACTCACTTCTTCGGCTTCGCCGGGCAGAGCCGCCTCGCCCAGCTGATCGACTTCGTGTTCGTCTCCGCCGACCTGCGGGCGTACGAGGAGGCCGACGATCAGAAGGCGACTGCGCTCGGCCGTATCCTCGACCACGCTGTGGACCGCTCACAGGCAAACGAGCAGCTCGGCGAGATCGAGGAGAACGCTCATCTGGCCCGGCAGGAAGTGCACAGCAAGGTGTACGGCCCTCTGCTGGACGAGGTGTCTGCCGCGCTCTCGGCGGAGGTCGCCAAGTTCACCACCGGCCGTGAGGTGGTCGTGACCCCCACGGTGCAGGCTCCGAAGCCCGCCCGAACGACCTTCCGGGTGAGCATCCGGGACGGTGCTGCTCAAACCTCGGTGCACCGGCAAGGGCACGGCTTCCAGCGCGCCTTGATCATTGCCGCGCTGAAGTACTTGGCGGACCGAAGACGTTCGGCCGACGGAATTCGGACGTTGTGCCTAGCTATCGAGGAGCCCGAGCTCTTCCAGCACCCTCCTCAGGCGCGGACCTTCGCGAAGGTGCTCCGCGAACTGGTCGCCACCTCATCGCAGGGGTGCACTCAGGTCATGTACGCCACTCACAACCCGGTCTTCATCGATCCAAAGGGGTACCACCAGATTCGGCGCCTGCGCCGCGCTGCCGGTGAGGAGCATCCCGTCACCGAAGTGGTACAGGCCACGGAAGGGGACCTGTGCAGAGTCTTGGACGGGCTCGTCGACAAGAAGGTGATCAGGAGCAGGACCGAGGGCACGCTGAGCGGCGCGCTGGCGGAGGGCTTCTTCGCCCATGCCGTGGTCTTGGTCGAGGGGCGCGGGGACGCGGGAGTGATCACCGGTTGCGCTGACCGGTCGGGGATTAACCTCGGAGCGGAGGGCATCAGCGTCATCGAGGTTCACGGGAAGGACAACCTCATGATCTCCGACGCACTCTTCAGTGCCCTGGGTGTGTCCTGCTACGTCGTGTTCGACGGCGACGCCGGCATGGAGGAGCGCAAGCGGGCCTCGGTGCAACATCTCATCCCGCAGCAGCAGCGGCAGGAGAAGGAGCAGGAGTTCGAGCGCCAGGGAAGGAAGAACCGGAGCAAGAACGCGAATCTTCTGCAGTACCTCGGTGCGACGCCCAGTCCCCAGCCCGCCGACGACACGACCGGCCGCTACACCGTATTCGAGGACACCCTGGAGACCCACCTCGACCAGTACTGGCCTACCTGGGAGGAGCGCAGGCAGGAACTCGTTCGTGCCGGCGAGGGAGTCGACGGGAAGAATGCGGCAACGTACCTGGAGACGACCCGAACGGTCGCGACGGAGCCACCGTTCTTGCTGCACGCCTTGCTGGAGAACGTCCGGTCTCTGACCGGGCGACCGTAG
- a CDS encoding zinc finger domain-containing protein yields MREFTNHKARYTLSVLRRFHLETLDFSGTHPGATLDDFERHLRQRVDDLEAELEAGESAAQTAVVTKPLSGPLADPERQRTFRRLQDSELSAMGPDRQAWRQEREAVLAQIKERGLAEALDWECRDCSAPIGVSCRTSGGRSKKQPHFLRATDAEAPYNHAYGLR; encoded by the coding sequence ATGCGCGAGTTCACCAACCACAAGGCGCGATACACGCTTAGCGTTCTTCGCCGCTTCCATCTGGAGACCCTGGATTTCTCCGGAACGCACCCTGGGGCAACGCTGGACGACTTCGAGCGCCACTTGCGGCAGCGAGTAGACGACCTGGAAGCCGAGCTGGAAGCGGGCGAAAGCGCGGCTCAGACTGCCGTCGTCACCAAGCCTCTGTCGGGGCCCCTCGCAGACCCCGAGCGCCAGCGGACGTTCCGCCGACTGCAGGACTCGGAGCTATCTGCAATGGGGCCCGACAGGCAAGCCTGGCGGCAGGAGCGCGAAGCGGTGCTGGCTCAGATCAAAGAGCGGGGGCTGGCGGAGGCTCTCGACTGGGAGTGCCGCGACTGCAGCGCCCCTATTGGGGTCTCCTGTCGTACGAGCGGCGGCAGGTCCAAGAAGCAGCCTCACTTCCTCCGGGCCACCGACGCCGAAGCGCCTTACAACCACGCGTACGGGCTACGTTGA
- a CDS encoding helix-turn-helix domain-containing protein, whose product MDATTPGPLAPDVLDRADVRAALAEHDFAAVFTLIKKWGGLSQNRIASACQLTPGKVSTIASGSQRVTSFDVVRRIADGLRIPGHMLGLAPRPWEHQQQTQLPPESPGARSAASEVPWRPDATIDLAADLTRSDLVMDRRAITRALAGAAVTGGALLESLEGWLQPAAVLAAPARRGRLGLRETDELETTARAFRQWDHRYGGGLRRKAVLGQLSEVAGALDEHQAPEVETRLYRIMAQLAGTAATMAWDSGLHRRAQEYYRLALRSAHAGADPVFGANVLAGMARQMLYRDRPDDALQLIQLAQEGARDVIGPRVRAMLHTREAWAYAAQGRTAGFQRATAKAAEALADASSSEEEPYWIAYFGEAELAGVTGGRLLDLARQDPRQHAERAADEIRTALSSRGPEAGRSHALDRIGLAECRFLVGDVGGGAEETHRAVAAARLTQSGRVRTQLGQLYPYTVGHQASRPVREARDSIRDLLSS is encoded by the coding sequence ATGGACGCCACGACACCTGGCCCGCTCGCCCCCGACGTTCTCGACAGAGCAGACGTACGAGCAGCCCTCGCGGAGCACGACTTCGCGGCCGTCTTCACCTTGATCAAGAAGTGGGGCGGTCTTTCCCAGAACCGCATCGCGTCCGCCTGCCAACTCACCCCCGGCAAGGTGTCCACGATCGCCAGCGGCAGCCAGCGCGTCACCAGCTTCGACGTGGTGCGGCGGATCGCCGACGGACTACGCATCCCAGGGCACATGCTCGGGCTCGCACCGCGCCCCTGGGAGCACCAGCAGCAGACCCAGCTCCCGCCAGAGTCGCCGGGCGCACGATCGGCAGCCAGCGAGGTCCCGTGGAGGCCGGATGCCACAATCGACCTGGCAGCAGACCTGACGAGGAGCGATCTCGTGATGGACCGTCGCGCAATCACGCGCGCCCTTGCCGGAGCGGCTGTAACCGGCGGCGCGCTGCTCGAATCCCTGGAGGGCTGGCTCCAGCCGGCTGCCGTACTGGCCGCACCGGCCCGGCGTGGCCGACTCGGACTTCGCGAGACAGACGAACTGGAGACCACCGCACGCGCGTTCCGGCAATGGGACCATCGGTACGGCGGCGGGCTCCGCCGCAAGGCGGTCCTCGGGCAGCTTTCTGAGGTGGCCGGCGCGCTCGACGAGCACCAGGCACCCGAGGTGGAGACGCGCCTCTACCGGATCATGGCGCAGCTCGCCGGAACCGCGGCGACCATGGCATGGGACAGCGGTCTCCACCGACGGGCGCAGGAGTACTACCGCCTGGCTCTGCGATCGGCGCACGCTGGTGCCGACCCGGTGTTCGGTGCCAACGTCCTTGCCGGCATGGCCCGTCAGATGCTCTACCGTGATCGCCCGGACGACGCGCTTCAGCTCATCCAGCTTGCTCAGGAAGGTGCCCGGGACGTGATCGGGCCTCGCGTGCGGGCCATGCTCCACACGCGCGAGGCGTGGGCGTACGCCGCACAGGGCCGCACCGCCGGATTCCAACGGGCCACCGCGAAGGCGGCCGAAGCCCTCGCCGACGCGTCCTCCAGTGAAGAAGAGCCATACTGGATCGCCTACTTCGGTGAGGCCGAGCTGGCGGGAGTCACCGGCGGCCGACTGCTCGATCTCGCGCGTCAGGATCCCCGGCAGCACGCGGAACGGGCGGCCGATGAAATCCGTACGGCGCTCTCTTCGCGTGGCCCGGAAGCAGGCCGCTCTCATGCGCTCGACCGGATCGGCCTCGCCGAGTGCCGTTTCCTCGTCGGGGACGTCGGCGGCGGCGCGGAGGAGACCCACCGCGCGGTCGCCGCCGCGAGGCTCACCCAGTCCGGCCGGGTCCGTACGCAGCTCGGGCAGCTTTACCCGTACACCGTGGGCCACCAGGCGTCGCGGCCAGTGCGCGAGGCGCGCGATAGTATCCGCGACCTGCTGTCGAGCTGA